In one Streptomyces sp. NBC_01288 genomic region, the following are encoded:
- a CDS encoding ABC transporter ATP-binding protein, producing the protein MTAPAQAATPLPPLPGHGGTGEPVLQVRDLVKHFPVMSKGVIRRRVGDVHAVCGVSFDLHENETLGLVGESGSGKTTISRTVLGLERATSGQVRYGEHELTELSRRQMRPLRRELQIVFQDPYASLDPRMTVHEIVAEPLRIHGRYGSGAAGEVSELLRLVGLNPEHGNRFAHEFSGGQRQRIGIARALALHPKVIILDEPVSALDVSIQAGVLNLLMDLQSELSLSFLFVAHDLSVMRHVAGRVAVMYLGRLVEIASARQLFARPAHPYTQALVSAIPLPDPRKERARKRITIQGDVPSPVRPPSGCRFRTRCPKFANQLTDSERTSCVEEIPALVDRGGGNPVACHYAESVELL; encoded by the coding sequence ATGACCGCGCCCGCGCAGGCCGCCACCCCCCTGCCGCCGCTGCCCGGCCACGGTGGCACCGGCGAACCGGTCCTCCAGGTAAGGGACTTGGTCAAACACTTCCCGGTGATGTCCAAGGGCGTCATCCGCCGCCGCGTCGGCGATGTGCACGCGGTGTGCGGGGTCTCCTTCGACCTGCATGAGAACGAGACCCTGGGCCTGGTGGGGGAGTCGGGCTCCGGCAAGACGACGATCTCCCGCACCGTCCTCGGCCTGGAACGCGCCACCTCGGGCCAGGTCCGCTACGGGGAACACGAACTCACCGAACTGAGCAGACGTCAGATGCGGCCGCTGCGGCGCGAGTTGCAGATCGTCTTCCAGGACCCGTACGCCTCCCTCGACCCGCGGATGACCGTCCACGAGATCGTCGCCGAACCCCTGCGCATCCACGGCCGGTACGGGTCCGGGGCGGCCGGTGAGGTGAGCGAACTCCTGCGTCTGGTCGGACTCAACCCCGAGCACGGCAACCGCTTCGCCCACGAGTTCTCCGGCGGACAGCGCCAACGCATCGGTATCGCACGGGCGTTGGCCCTGCACCCGAAGGTGATCATCCTCGACGAGCCGGTGTCGGCGCTCGACGTGTCGATCCAGGCGGGCGTTCTCAACCTGCTGATGGACCTACAGAGCGAACTCAGCCTGTCCTTCCTCTTCGTCGCCCACGACCTGTCGGTGATGCGGCACGTGGCAGGCCGGGTGGCCGTCATGTACCTGGGGCGACTGGTCGAGATCGCCTCGGCCCGGCAGCTGTTCGCCCGCCCGGCCCACCCGTACACCCAGGCGCTGGTCTCCGCCATCCCGCTGCCCGACCCGCGCAAGGAACGCGCCCGGAAGCGGATCACCATCCAGGGCGACGTCCCGAGCCCGGTCCGCCCGCCCAGCGGCTGCCGTTTCCGCACCCGCTGTCCCAAGTTCGCGAACCAACTCACCGACAGCGAACGGACGTCGTGCGTCGAGGAGATACCGGCGCTGGTGGATCGGGGTGGGGGCAATCCGGTCGCTTGTCACTATGCGGAGAGCGTGGAGTTGCTCTAG